The region agccttgggctcgattcctcagcaccacataaacagaaaaaagctagaattggcgctttggctcaaaggtagagtgctagccttgagcaaaaagaagccagacacagtgtccaggccctgagttcaagtcctagggctggcaaaaaaagataatatatagACATTTTTTAATAAGCTGGGTACCAGGGGCTCaaacttataatcttagctattcaaaaggctgagatttgaggatcatagttctaagccagtctaggcaggaaagtctatgatatttatctctaattaaccagccaggTGAGTGACTGCTCCCTAGTAGGTTTTTGGAAACAGGAAGGAGGACAAGTTGAAGACCATCCTTAGCCACAGAGCAAGTTACAGGTGAACCTAGGTTATAAGACCCTATttcaggaagaaaagggaaggaaagccaGAATCTCCCAACATAGCTTTAGTTATTATCAAGCACTGAATTTAATGACTTCCAGGAAAAGCACAAAGTATATTAACTGGGGTAGAAAACTTGGGACTTTAATAAGAGCTGAATGGCTTCTAGAAAATTCAAAAGCAAGTAGTTAAATTCTAAAGCAGATAGCTAACATCATAATATTTAAGAGAGACAATTTCCATTCTTTTGGAGAAGTGAGGTTAAGGGGAGTTTGGGATTGAAATCCCATCATTTTGGTtaaattgtttaattttattgagGAAGTGCTATTAAAGTCAGTgtcaaaatagaaatatatattaaacttttttttttttctgtgcaaggTTCTGTACTAAGAAGTATAGAGCTGGAAAAACAAGGACATGGTTCCTTTCACAAAATCTTTATAGACCAGAGAAGGGGAagtgacattttttaaaactggATTAAAGATCTTAATGTGTTTGAGAACTTCTTTGAGGCACACACATTTTCCACACTAATTTTGTTTGCAAACTCTACAAACGACTGGGGATTATTAACAAAGCCTCTTTGGAGCTGGAAAGATGATTGTGCCCAAACAGCAAGTAAGGCAAAGACCAAGAATCTTGAAGAAACAAGGTCCTGAGCCCTCTTTGGTTTCTGGCTaacagcagaaagaaagagaaattaatcAATTTTCTCATAGGTATCTGCATATAACAAAACCTgtgttttttaagtttaagacCAGCACTACAAACCAAATGGACTGTGATCATTAAGTGTAACTAAGAAAGCAGTAAGTTTGATGGAAATACTGGCAAACCCAAGGCTGTGTATTGGGCTAGGCTTTGGAATCCATAATAATAGGATTTAGGTGTTAATGCTGGACTAGGATGTtgctcagtggcaaaacacttgcctatcaagtgcaatgtcctgggtttgatccccagtaccaaaaaagaaaagaccaaaaaatgcAGTTTAAACACAAGTTCAAACAAAAGTAGGTTTGTTGTGATTTTTGTTGACTTGTGACAGATTCCAAATACACAGATAACTTAAGAGTATAAGTTGTGCTAACTATGAGAAAGACAATTTCCTCAAATGTATGCATGTTGACCACCAAGCCCTTCTTTCTATCCACGGTTTAGTTTATTTGTGTAATAATTAGGCAAATATATAAGAGCAATTAAAACCAATGTTGTGTATTGTTTCAGTCCCACTTTAAGCATGATGGTTATTGCTtgtggaaataaaaaaaacttagtCATTGACTtagtaagaaaagtaaaatactgAAGACCTATAATGACCTATTATTTAAATGCTAAATAATTCAAATTTAgcatttttttggtgggggcagtaattggtcctgaggcttgaactctgggcctgggtgctacccctgagcttttatgctcaaggctagtgctctaccacttgagctacagctccacttccagctttttgatggttaattggagatgagagcctttgtatctaggattacaggcgtgagccaccgatgcctggctaATTTAACACCTTtctaaataactaccaaaaatataCTAAGTTgcaaatacagaaggaaaaaattcaaattaatcACCTGCACCCTCATCTTCTTCTTTAACCAGTAGTAGCAAAAACATCTTTGCCGGTCGTGGGATTGGGAGTAAAGACCCTACGCCTCGGGAAAACACTCATCACCCTCCACTAAGTAGCCAGACACTCGGCCGGAAAATCAAACCCGCGTGCTATGTTTATtgcttacaaaaaaaatcaatgttttaaTAACGTGTACACAGCTTTAAAAATACACTCATGCTCAtgtactgacagaaaaaaaaaagtcaatctgATGCATGCATAGATAGCACCGAGCAAAACCGCAGGTGCCATACAGGACAGGACGGCGCGATGCAACTGCGCCCGCGACGTTTAGGAAGATCGTCGTTTACTTTCTCAAACTCAGCCTCCCTCAAAGGATAGGGTATCAAGGGTAGGATCTCATTTTCACAGCACTCAAAAGTCATTCGCAAGAGCCACGGGCCTAGAGATTAATCACGAAGTTAATAACAAAATGCAGGGGGGCAATAAAATCGTTGCATCCGAAAGTCCGAGGAAAAGTTAACGAATTTTCTTCCAAGAAATCACAGACCATCCAAAACCCCAGCGCCTCCGGGGGTCGGGGGGAGAATTGGAGGGGCTGCCGCGGCTCGCACCCGCGTCCTCGCcgggcaccgggggggggggggtggatggagGGCTTCCGAGTGGGTGCTCCCGCGGGCCGATTCCCGCGCGCCTTCATTGGCCATCGGGGGTAGGGTGGGGATCTCCCGCAGACCGACCCCGCACCCTCACTACCATGGGGGTGTGAGGGGGGCCCGATGCGTCGACCCAACGTCCTCACTGCCATTGGGGGGGTGAAGGGGCCCCGCGGACCGATCCCGAGCCCTCGCTGGCCATCCGGGGAGTGGGTGGGGATTTCCCGCAAGCCGACTGTTCCCTCACTGCCGTCGGGGGCCTGAGGGGAACCCCGTGGGCCGATCTGCGCCTTCACTGCcaccgggggagggggagtgagggggaCCCAGGGGACCGATCTGCACCCTCACTGGCCATCCGGGGATGGGTGGGGATTTCCCGCGGGCCGATTGTGCTCTCACTGCCATCGGGGAGCTGAGGGGGACCCCGCGGGCCGATCTGCGCCCTCACTGCCATGGGGGGGTGAGGAGGACCCCGCGCACCCTCACTgccatcggggggggggggtaagggggacCCCGCGGGTCGACCCCGCGCGTCCTAACTGGCCATCGGGAAGGGCTCCGGCTGGAAGCCGAAGAGCCTCTGGCCGTAGGGCTCGCCGTCGCCCTGCAGCTTGGCGCCCGCGAAGGCCAGGTAGTGGTCGCGGCCGAAGTGCTCACAGTGGAGGTTGGACCAGTCCCGCTCGGAGCCGAACCGCTCGGCCTCGGCCAGGATGCGGGTGAGGGCCATGATGTAGCTCAGCGCCATCTGCAGGGTCTCGTACTTGGACAGCTTTTTATCCTGGCCCCACTGGGGCACCACCCTGCGCAGGCGGTCGAAGGCGGTGTTGAGCCCCTGCATGCGGCGCCGCTCGCGCGCGTTGGCCGCCAGGCGCCTGCGCGCCGCGCTCTCCAGCCGCCCGGCCCCGGCGCACGCGCCTGCGCACTCGGTCCCGCCGCCGGCGCAAGGGGCTGCGGCGCGCGCGCCTGCCGAGGGGCCGCTGGGCTTGCAAGACTTCATCGCCCGGGCtggcggcggggagggcggagcTCGGCCTGTTCAGGACCCCACGGTGCGTGGGCTGTCGTCAATCGAGTCGCTTCGCCGCGTGGTTCTTCTTAGCGAGCAAGTCACGCGCAGATCCGCTCACTTGCAGACCGTGACCGCGGGGAGTGTGGGCGACTCGGCCTTCTGTCCTGCTGGAGGTCTCTTAAAATGTGCGGGCAGCTTGTGCCCCACCGTGAAGTGGAGGAAGACAAGGAAACCTTTCTTGCAGCTGTGCTCGGGGAACGGGCTCTCCGGTCCTCTGGGGAGGCCCGAGGCTGCTTTTCCAGCCGGATAACTGAGGTGTCTTCCCGGGGGCAGCACGGGGGGAAGCGCTTTTCCCGCGCTGTGGCTGTCGGAGAGTGCTGCGTGGCTCTTGGAGGGAGGAGGATTTATAGCCGTGGACTACGGGGGGAACAGGTGGTGGCAGGTGGGCGGGCGTCCCTCGGCTTCCATCTCAGCACCTTCCCACCCTGGGAactgctgggggggtgggggtgggggcgacgCACAGGCAAATCCCGACCGCGCTGCCTTCGTTTGTTGAGGTTTCTCCAAAGCTTGTCCAGCACTAACAACACGCCATCTGGAGTGGCCTGGCTGTTCCCGAAAGAATAacaaggcagggggtgggggagagtgggGAGCGCTTTGCCCATCTTGTCCCATGTCAGCAGGGAGCttgtggatcaaaaaaaaaaaaaactcttcaccGCGGTTTTTAAAATGATGAGGAATCGTTGGCAAGAAGAGGTTGCTTTTGACATTATGAGATATACATTTCAAGTGCAGCATAAGACTGAGCTGTGTGGAGAAGTGTGACCATCTGGCAGAATGGTGATCTGATACACGgacattttgatttttatctAGTAAGTAAATGGGGACAAATTATCAAGTCCTTCTCTTAGTATGCAACTCATTTGGCTATTTTCTGTGAAATAACTTATATCGAAAGGTGTTCGTGTGTATATCCAAAGCTATATTATTCTAATTATGTGCTTGGATTACATGATTTCAGATGCCCAGGCAAATTATTCAGTGTCTGTACTTTATTTCCCTTGTTCATAAATGTTTGTGGGATATACAAGGAAATGATCACTAATTCCTTAGCTTTCTGCCATTTAAATCTAATAAAACTAATAATGCACATACATGTCCAAAATGAAAACATCTACATAATTTGTGAAGTTTTAGAAAAAATTCTAAAGGAAGATCTCTTTCCCACCTTTCGTTTTTTCAAGGCTGCAAATATTCTGTAAAACTTAAATGTTCCATTTAAGTTCATGTGTCCTAAGGAATAAGCACAAAGCATGATTCCAACCGTGAGAAtcactatataatttatatagagGATCCATTAATTTGATGCTCTCATGTCAGCTTGTTTATTGTTCTTCAGAGGAGCCAAGAGGCAAAGAAACTAGTTCCAAATAGTTTCCATTCAAAATAATTTCTGGATATTTCAAGATGTTTCCAAACAAGCTTTCTCTGTCCTTTTGAAATCTGGATTAAGTCATCAACAACCTCTCACCAATCAAGAGTCTGTGAGTTGCTTCCCCCTCCCATTGGACCAACTCCATTGTCACCACCCTGACTCCCAAGTCCTTTCTGCCCATAAATAGTTGATTAATCCCCAGCAGAAGCAGTGACAATGAAATGAAGTACAAGAAGACAATGGGATGCACTTGAACATTAATGACCTTCAGCATGACAGATGTTGAACACAGACTTTTGCATGGATCCACTCAGCTCTGTTACTCTGGGTCATAACAGTCTTGGTTGCCAATAGCCCTCTTGTGATGGCAAAGTTCATGCTGGCTAGTCATCAAAATGTGGAAATCTTCCCTGTCACTGCTACCATTTCTCCTGTTCATTTATCTCTCTATATCTACCTATATGCTGCTCTACAGAATGTTTCTCTGCAAAACCATCCATGTGCTCTTTTCCCATCACTATTGTCCAAAATATTAATAAGATGGATGGTTTTACAAGCTGTATTTTAGAAATGTCTTGGGATATAGGGGTGTTGTGTAGGAATAAGGACATCAACTTGTGAGGAAATTGGTAAGGCATAGTTGACTTCTGCAGAAGGACATGCTACTATCAAGAAGCCATGTAACAAAGGTGTGATGCCTATGTGtctctgattatataaaataatacttatcgaaatgaactccaggaaagggaaacaagggctattttttcttcattgttgttcttgtttttttctgaataatttcttatttattgtcaaagtgatgtacagaggggttacagtttcatatgtaaggcagtgggtacatttcttgtacaatttgttacctcctccctcatttccccccctcccttttcttttgttttctttttgtcttgttcatttgtctgtctttgggagggcaaagggggtcacaaaaatgaaggaacaaaaagtgaacaaatgcaacagtggtactcactagacactatgttgaaaatgatctatacaacttgaggatgggagggaaaaactgggagagggaagggtgacattatccaaaaagaaatgtactatttacctgacttatgtaaatatAACCCTTCTGAATACCCtattacaatgggatttttttttcttttttttcttttttttctttttttatttttttttggccagtcctgggccttggactcagggcctgagcactgtccctggcttcttcccgctcaaggctagcactctgccacttgagccacagcgccgcttctggccgttttctgtatatgtggtgctggggaatcgaacctagggcctcatgtatccgaggcaggcactcttgccactaggctatatccccagccctacaatgggatttttaatttttcccccacccctaattttttttaaaaaaacaagtaaaataatacagctggaatgctggtggctcacacctataatcagatctgaagatcacagttcaaagccagcccgggcaggaaagcccatgagactcttatctccaattaaccactagaaaaaccagaggtggagctgtggctcaagtagtagaatgccagccttgagcaagaaaagctcagggacagtgctcaggccctgagttcaagccccaggactggcaagaagaaggacgaggaggaggagatggagcaggaagaagagggaagaaggaagaggaagaagagaagaggaaaaggaggtaggaagaaggaaggaggaagagaagaaggagaagaggaggaggtaggaagaagaagaaagaagaggaggaggaggagaaggagagggggaaggggaaggaaaaggggaggagggggaggaggagaaaaaggaggagaaaggggctgggaatatggcctagtggtgaagtgttcatcttgtatacatgaagaagccctgggttcacttcctcagtaccacatatattaaaaaaaaaaaaaaaagccggaagtggcactgtggctcaagtggtagagtgctagccttgagcaaaaagaagccagggacagtgctcaggccttgagttcaagacccagaactggcaaaaaaaaaaaaaaaggggggggggaggaggaggagaagcctcTGCTGGCTTGCTTGGCAGAATACCCTGCTTTTATCTTTAACATCAGTGTCCTTTGTTCTGATTGTTCAGAACTTAGATTCACAATCTTGCACCATTGGTTAGTTTCAGAGGGGTTAACAGTTTAATTGGAGCAATCAACCAAAACCAAGACACTTGGACAAATTTGTTAGAAAAACAACTCATCCATCTGGTggtgtaccacttgaggcatgcctctagcccttgGAAGGACAATTCTTATAAACAGGATGTGGATAAACTAAAATAGCTTCTTGTAAGATGGCAGCTACTCTTAAAATGGTGGTGCTTATGTCAAGCAACTACTTTGACAAGAAAGATTCTATTTGCTCTATATGTGCCCAGGGCTAGTGAGATTGTAGCCCAACCAAAGCATCAAAAACTTAACTtgaggaagtggtgttgtggctcagtggtagagtgctagccttgagctgaagtgctcagggacagtgcccaggcccagagttcaagccccacaaacaaagtaaataaaagagtCAGGCAGCAGTGACAactcacctataattctagctactcaggaggctgagatagaaggatcacagctcaaagccagccaatgcaggaaagtctgtatgactcatctccaactaaccacaaataACCAGAGGTGTTTCAAGGTTTCAAGGTTTTTGCCTTGGGCAAAAAaccaaagggacagtgctcagacacagagttcaagctccagtgccataacttgaagagaaaaaggaaacataaacTAGATGTTCTAGAAGCTGCCTGTGTCCTGAATTTGATTCAAAGATAGAGAATACTGCTGAAATAGTGAGGGCATACAGTAAGACATTTCTGAACATATCCTGAACTACTTATTAGTACTACAAAGACACTTTTGAGAAAAAGGATTCCACCATCAAATTAGCTTAAGAAACACACTGTCTCCCACATGGAGAGTCATGAAGAAAAAAtggcaagggggaaaaaagatggtCAATCATGTCAAATGAAGGTATCAGTTGCAGCAGCTGAAtttcaggcagacagacagacaactgTGACCAGTTAATACCTATATCTCAATTCTGTCTTCTACCATATGGTCTGCCTGCCTTAAGCACGATGCTGGCCAAAATACTTTGAACCTTATGGGTTTGATTCTAGAATCATAAATAAAAGCTAAGAGATTTAAACTGAATTGTTGCAATTCTCTCtcatttgaaatcagggcctcacatttgctagtcttgcttgctcagctgtcaCTCTTCTAGTTTAGTCATACCTTCagtccagccttttgctgattttttttttttttttttggccagtcctggggcttggactcagggcctgagcactgtccctggcttctttttgctcaaggatagcactctaccacctgagccacagcgccccttctggccgttttccatatatgtggtgctggggaatggaaccgagagcttcatgtgtaggaggcaagcactcttgccactaggccatattcccagcccttttgctgattattttagagatggagtcttgcagacttttctgtctgaggtgCCTCCAACCTCGATTCTCTAgatttcagattcctgagtagctaggattacaggcttgagcaactGCGCCTAGTGATAGGTCAAAACTTTTAATATGGAAGCCCTTTGGCTTcaaaaatagctaagattacaaacttGAGCTACCAGTGAGCAttgttttaaatcatttatttatttatttacttacttacttacttatttgctggtactgaggcttgcgctcaggacctgggtgctatccttgagtctctttgtgttcaagcattctaccacttgagccacagagccacttctggctttttctgagtagtttattagagataagaggctcacaaacttttctgcccggctggctttggacctcgatcttcagatctcagcctcctgatcaggtaggattataggcatgagccactggcacccagctgcagTGATTTCTTAACTGGTCAGCTCAAATCTGTCAACTATTAACAAGTGAAGTTTGATCACCAGCAATGGGAAAGATACCATCCACAAGGAAAGAGCTTGTCATTTAAGTCCTGGAAAGTTTTCTGAAGAACTACATGCTAGGTCTTTCTTCTACTTTGCTATCTCTCAAGCTGTGTGGCTTATGTTTGGCTCAGGGCCTTTCTTCTTTAGTTTCCAGCTCACCCTCACCAACTCAGAGACTGTTGTCCTGACAAAAGCCTGGGAGGAAGGTAAATTCCAAACCACCTCAGAAGGACAGCAAGTCCTGCTCACACCCAACACAGCTGTTTGAGGGACAGAACAAGGGTGCATTCATTATACCTGCCTCGAGGTTGCTCCAGCTTACTCTTAGAAGGAACAATGCACAGTAGTCCCACACGAAAGCCATCAAGAGTGGGGAGTGTTAAGCATTACCCAGTCTCATGTCATTCAGATGATAGCTGCCTGAGCTGCAAGGCCTGGACAGAGCCTCAAGTTGATAGGAAATTGGGGCCTCAGCTCTGGAGCTGAGCCCTTGGTAGACTCAAAACTAAactcatgctgggtgctggtggctcacacctgtaatcctagctactcaggaggctgagatctgaggaacgtggtttgaagccagcctgggcaggaaagcctgtgagactcttatctccaattaaccacctgaaaaactggaagtgtagctgtggctcaaagtgatagagtgctagccttgagcaaaaatagctcagggacagtgtttagtccctgagttcaagccccaggacagaccaaaCAAGTAAACACCTCTTAAGTTATAAATCCTCTCACTCCAATGGGTCTACCTATGAATCCAACTACTGCTATCAGATAGGAAAACTGTAGAGGCAAGGGCAATACTTTACCATGCCAGCATTTCATCCTCCTGACCATCTGGAACACCTTACCACAGGTAAGGAGAGACTTCATCCCTAGACTCTCATATTTCCGTCCATGCTATTACGGTTGCCAGGGCCATGAGGCAAGATCTctaggcctggggctgggaatatggcctagtggcaagagtgcttgcctcgtatacataaagccctgggttcgattccccagcaccacatatacagaaaacagcaggaagtggcactgtggctcaagtggcagagtgctagccttgagcaaaaagaagccagggacagtgctcaggccctgagtccaagccccaggactggcaaaaaaatctcTAGGCCTTGGACAAAATAATGGCTAATTCCATCAATACTCTGACTTAGCTTGATAGGCCTCAACACTAGGCTTGTCAAGACATCACactcggaagtggtgctgtggctcaagtggtagagtgctagccttaagcaaaaagagctcagggacagggcccaggccctgagttcaagccccatgaccgaccaaaaaaaaaaaaaaagacatcacacTTTATTGGGACAATATTGGAAGGATGCTTACTCTGTCCAGTCCATTATGGGCTATAAATTTGTGCAAATAACCATAAAATTAAACCCACCCAGGGAAGGCCATTGATTTCCAATTGGCATAGTTTGCCAGATGCTGTTTGGCCTAAGAACTGCTTTGACCTCTCCCAGTGATGcagcctgtcctgggctttgcaGGGTGTGTTCCCAGCAGGGAAGGCCTCTCCACTAAAGCTGGCTGCTGGAACTTGGGCTGAAAAGCGAGGTAGGTTCCCCATATGTTGCAGGGGAAAGGCCAGCCACACCCTCTTATCCATCTCTAGGGCCCCAAAGCCACCCCCAAGAGATGACAGACAGACGCTCCCACCCTCAACCAATTAACTAGGTGGCCTCCTGCTGTTGAAGGGGGAATGGGGGCGGAAAAACAAGCGGATGCCTGATTTAACTAGGACCTGAATAAGTAGTTCACCAACCAGCTCCCCCAGGATCACTGAAGCGTGCCTAAACACTCTCTAATGGGTCTGGGTGGTTCTGTGCCCGGGACCTGGAGTTCTGTGTATTCTCAGCCCTTTTGCACTTTCAAATCGTGTAGGCATACAAACCTTATTATAATTTAAATACACTCATTAATATGTTAATGATTATATCTTAACTATTATAATCATGCACCCACCCTTGTGTTCAACTATTGCAATGGAAATGACTATTTAAAGACACTATTTTTTCCCTCACAAGACAACCTGATGATTTGTATcccttcatacacacacacacacacacacacacacacacacacacacacacagagtgggctTCTAGATTCAAAACTAAGGATCGGCTTTAGCTAGCAGTACTGAACTTAAAAGCATCTATGTAACTATACGTTTAGCTAGAAACCACAACTGTGGTTTTGACTAAGGATAGGAACCTGTTAGATCATTTCCAAGTCCCAGCAAGTCGCTGGTGCTTTAGTTTTTGCTTTTGCAGCAGATCTTTTAGAAGGAAAGGAGGACCAGACTTGCTAAGAGGAAGGCAGTTGTAATAATGGAAAATTGGACTAAATTAAAATGATCCTAAGTCAAAGCACAAGCCAGCCTCTTTGTCACCAACTTTTGACATTCTAATTAGGATAAATGGTTATGCAAATCAAGTCAGTCACTCTTTTCCTCTACCCCAGCCTAAGCCTATGATTGTTCCCCAGTGGGCTGTTGGTGGCATAATTAAAACTCTCCTAAAAATTGAATGAGAATTGGAAGATAATCTCCAGAGATGCCCTACTTTGTGGGCAACCCTGCACAGCTGTCCTTTTGTCCTGCCTGTCACCAAGATGCCTTGAGTTTCTCTGTCAAGGAAAATAGAATGTGACACTTGAGGTGTTCTCAAGCTTCTGTCTTCAAGAGTGGagtggaagacagacaggcaggaacCCAGCACCCCAGGTCACCCCCTTCCCAGCTCAATTAGCTAAGGAAATGGGGTTATAGAGTGAATCCAAGCACTGCATACAAGGCTCctgatgttgggggggggggggtgcacgtgAAATGAAATTGGTCATGATTTGATAAGTTGAAACTGGATGGTGAGCACATGGCTGAATAGGAGAGGAgtatatttgaaatttttcataattaaaataaaGTGATGCATACACTACCCAGAAATAGCATATATCAAGGGGAAAGGGTGGCTCCTTTGTTGCAGTATTGAGAATTAAGCTCCAGGCCTCACAAGAAGTGTTCtaccctaccacttaagacacTCCCCCCAGTCCTAagttcccctcttcttcctcctttttttttttttttttttttttgtgccagtcctggggcttgaactcagcttgggcactgtccctgagtttcttttagcacttgagccacagtgctacttctggctttttctgtgtatgtggtactgaggaatcgaacccaaggtttcctgcatgctaggcaagcacgctatcactaagccacattcctagccccctcctTCTGCTTAATGGAGAAGAGTCATAGAAAAATTAATCTTTACAAAtagagagctgggtgtggtggttgcACCTCTTgctctagctgcttgggaggctgaggctggaaaaTCTCTTAAATCTAGGTTGTTCTAGGCCACTCTGGGTAGCATAGCAACACTGTCTCTAAAAGGGAGATGGGTGGGATATAGTTATTATGTCTCCTTAATCACCTCCCATCATATCATTGACATTCCCTGATGTGATCCATCCTGATTCGCCCTGGCTCTTCCCAGGTGAGTCCTAGTTGAGAAGACCAAAGACAAGTGATTTGGAAAGATGGAGCCAAGTGAGaggcagaaagggaaaaagagtaaGCAAGATCCTCAGCTAACCTACCCAGTAGATAACTAAGAAGTAAGTGTGAATGGTTTCCATgtcattagaaaagaaatataaccCTGTGACTccaaaataaagataattaaag is a window of Perognathus longimembris pacificus isolate PPM17 chromosome 2, ASM2315922v1, whole genome shotgun sequence DNA encoding:
- the Atoh7 gene encoding transcription factor ATOH7 is translated as MKSCKPSGPSAGARAAAPCAGGGTECAGACAGAGRLESAARRRLAANARERRRMQGLNTAFDRLRRVVPQWGQDKKLSKYETLQMALSYIMALTRILAEAERFGSERDWSNLHCEHFGRDHYLAFAGAKLQGDGEPYGQRLFGFQPEPFPMAS